A genomic region of Nymphalis io chromosome 3, ilAglIoxx1.1, whole genome shotgun sequence contains the following coding sequences:
- the LOC126780260 gene encoding E3 ubiquitin-protein ligase Su(dx), protein MTESITTLTAPISLSTYHQLSLTVESASIRNSGLFKPNPYLQLIIDDNISRRTEVIKNTLHPKWKEEFTVLVTPLSQLVLRLADHHSFRKDHIIGEKKINLLKILLYINGKCENVELSIDLMKNVSQDNASNGNTEVKAAELVLLLDGLRIEPSILSQSHEALGETTNSHSPLCEGVRCRFRIRNNVENQRSVVHLRALRPPPGPPPLSNGAVSVSALESGAGPSRQDEPPAAPVAAHVSPAPAAAPSATTAPTAEEPLPPGWEMRYDVYGRRYYVDHNTRSTSWERPQPLPLGWEVRRDARGRVYYVDHNTRTTTWQRPDTERLARFQLWRGERRYVVAQGNQRFLFPPTRPHAPSSQPQLLPEPIDAEHDPPPSASGSSGPGAAPGGPGAVPGGPGAAPGGPGAAPGGSGTAPGAADEALGALPAGWERRVQPDGRVYFVNHKNRTTQWEDPRTQGQEISALEEALPPGWEIRFTEEGTRYFVDHNTRTTTFQDPRPGAPKGPQGAYGVPRAYERSFRWKLSQFRYLCQSNALPSHIKITLSRQTLFEDSYHQIMRLPAYELRRRLYIIFRGEEGLDYGGVSREWFFLLSHEVLNPMYCLFEYANKNNYSLQINPASYVNPDHLLYFKFIGRFIAMALYHGRFIYSGFTMPFYKRMLNKKLTMKDIESIDPEFYNSLVWIKDNNIDECGLEMWFSVDFEVLGQVIHHELKPSGDKERVTEANKEQYLQLVTQWRMTRGIEEQTIAFLDGFNEVVPLEWLKYFDERELELMLCGMQEVDVDDWQRNTIYRHYTRTSKQVAWFWQFVRQMDNEKRARLLQFVTGTCRVPVGGFAELMGSNGPQRFCIEKVGKDTWLPRSHTCFNRLDLPPYKSYEQLCEKLNYAIEETEGFGQE, encoded by the exons ATGACAGAAAGCATTACAACACTTACTGCTCCAATTTCTCTATCAACATATCATCAGCTGAGTTTAACTG ttgAATCGGCAAGTATCCGTAACTCTGGACTTTTTAAACCCAATCCCTATTTGCAACTTATAATAGatgataatatttcaagaagAACTGAggtcataaaaaatacattacatccAAAATGGAAGGAAGAATTTACAGTTTTGGTTACACCTTTATCTCAGCTAGTTTTGCGTTTGGCTGACCATCACAGTTTTCGAAAGGATCACATCATAGGagagaaaaaaattaacttattaaaaattcttcTGTATATCAATGGAAAATGTGAAAATGTGGAATTAAGTATTG ATTTGATGAAGAATGTTTCTCAGGATAATGCTTCTAATGGGAACACAGAAGTGAAAGCAGCCGAGTTAGTGTTGCTTTTAGATGGCTTAAGAATTGAGCCATCTATTTTAAGTCAGTCACATGAGGCATTAGGGGAAACTACTAATTCCCATAGTCCCCTTTGTGAAGGTGTTCGATGCAGGTTTAGAATAAGAAATAATGTAGAAAACCAGAGGTCTGTGGTGCATCTCCGAGCATTGCGT CCACCGCCGGGTCCGCCGCCACTGAGCAATGGTGCCGTGTCCGTGAGCGCATTGGAGAGTGGGGCCGGCCCCTCGCGGCAGGACGAGCCGCCGGCCGCGCCCGTCGCGGCGCACGTCTCGCCCGCTCCCGCCGCCGCTCCCTCGGCGACCACCGCCCCTACTGCCGAAGAACCTCTGCCGCCGGGATGGGAAATGCGATACGATGTTTATGGGAGACG GTACTATGTGGACCACAACACGCGATCGACGTCCTGGGAGCGGCCGCAGCCTCTGCCGCTGGGCTGGGAGGTGCGGCGCGACGCGCGTGGGCGGGTGTACTACGTGGACCACAACACGCGCACCACCACGTGGCAGCGGCCCGACACGGAGCGCCTGGCGCGCTTCCAGCTGTGGCGCGGCGAGCGCCGCTACGTGGTGGCGCAGGGCAACCAGCGCTTCCTGTTCCCGCCAACGCGCCCGCACGCGCCGTCCTCGCAGCCGCAGCTGCTGCCCGAGCCCATCGACGCGGAACACGACCCTCCCCCAA GCGCCAGCGGTTCGAGCGGGCCGGGTGCGGCACCGGGCGGGCCGGGAGCGGTACCGGGCGGGCCGGGAGCGGCACCGGGCGGGCCGGGAGCGGCGCCGGGCGGGTCGGGAACGGCGCCGGGCGCGGCGGACGAGGCGCTGGGCGCGCTGCCGGCCGGCTGGGAGCGCCGCGTGCAGCCCGACGGCCGCGTGTACTTCGTCAACCACAAGAATCGCACCACGCAATGGGAAGACCCGCGCACCCAG ggTCAAGAAATCAGCGCGTTAGAGGAAGCTCTTCCTCCCGGTTGGGAGATAAGGTTCACGGAGGAGGGCACGCGGTACTTCGTAGACCACAACACGCGCACCACCACATTCCAGGACCCCAGGCCGGGCGCGCCGAAGGGTCCGCAAGGCGCCTATGGCGTACCCAGAGCCTACGAACGCTCGTTCAGATGGAAACTTAGTCAATTTAGATACCTATGCCAGAGCAACGCTTTACCCAGtcacataaaaataacattatcgCGGCAGACTCTTTTCGAAGATTCATATCATCAG ATCATGAGGCTACCCGCATACGAACTTCGGAGacgattgtatataatattccgCGGCGAGGAAGGTCTAGATTACGGAGGAGTTAGCCGTGAATGGTTTTTCTTACTATCCCACGAAGTTCTCAATCCAATGTATTGCCTTTTTGAATatgcaaacaaaaataattatagcctTCAAATAAATCCAGCCAGCTATGTTAACCCAGATcacttactttattttaaattcataggAAGATTTATTGCAATGGCACTGTATCATGGAAGATTTATATATTCCGGTTTCACGATGCCTTTCTATAagagaatgttaaataaaaaactgacaATGAAAGATATAGAATCTATCGATCCGGAATTTTATAACTCGTTAGTTTGGATTAAAGATAACAATATTGACGAGTGTGGTCTTGAAATGTGGTTTAGTGTAGATTTTGAAGTTTTAGGACAAGTTATACATCATGAATTAAAGCCGTCGGGTGATAAAGAGCGTGTCACAGAG GCTAATAAGGAGcaatatttacaattagttACACAATGGCGTATGACTCGAGGAATCGAAGAACAAACGATCGCTTTTCTTGACGGTTTTAACGag GTCGTACCGTTGGAATGGTTGAAGTACTTCGACGAGCGCGAGCTGGAGCTGATGCTGTGCGGCATGCAGGAGGTGGACGTGGACGACTGGCAGCGGAACACCATCTACCGCCACTACACGCGCACCAGCAAGCAGGTCGCTTGGTTCTGGCAG TTCGTGCGACAAATGGACAACGAAAAACGGGCGAGATTGCTTCAATTCGTTACGGGAACTTGTCGAGTGCCAGTTGGTGGGTTTGCTGAGCTTATGGGTTCTAATGGACCTCAACGCTTCTGTATAGAAAAG GTCGGAAAAGACACATGGCTACCGCGGTCTCACACATGCTTTAATCGCCTCGACTTACCGCCTTATAAAAGTTACGAACAGTTGTGTGAGAAATTGAACTATGCAATCGAAGAAACGGAAGGTTTTGGTCAAGAGTAA